The sequence ATTTTTGATAGGATAAACCAATAAGACCATTTACAAACCATAAATGACTTATTGTTTGTCCATAAAGTTTAATAGATTTGAAAGAGTCTCGTCTGGAATGTTCGCTGGCAAGGCTTGTGAGTTTTGAATGCTAGGAGTTTACTTAATGTAAATGACTGGCATGAAAAACGAGCGTAACGCAGCCAGGGGACATTCCAGACGAGACTCTAACTAGAATCTTCATGAAACCTAAAAAACGTATTATTAGTACCGAAGACGGTTCACATACTTTATATGTTGATTCCCTTAATGAATATTATCATTCCAGATACGGGGCCATTCAGGAATCAAATCATGTGTTTATTGCAAACGGCCTGAATGGCATCAAGAGAAAAGATGTTGTTGTGCTGGAGGTAGGGTTCGGTACGGGTTTGAATGCTTTGCTAACTTATATTACAGGTAAGAAGAATCAAATCAAAATTCAGTATGAGGCCATAGAGTTGTTTCCACTCGAAAAGTCTCTGGTTCAGGAATTAAATTTTGCCCGTTTTTTGAATATGGACAACCCTCATTTACTGATAGATATGCACATGTTACCATGGAATCAAATACATACCCTGAGCGAATTGTTTTCACTTCATAAAATTCTTCAGGATTTTAACCATTTTACACCAGAACAAAAGTATTCTGTTGTGTATTTTGATGCCTTTGCACCGGAAAAACAACCGGAGATGTGGAGTGAGGAAAATTTTGCCAAACTTTTTTATGCCCTGGAAACTGAAGGCATCCTGGTAACATATTGTGCCAAAGGAGCGATTAAAAGAACATTACAACGGGTGGGTTTTAGGGTTGAACTGCTCAAAGGTCCCCCGGGTAAGCATGAAATGATAAGAGCTGTTAAACCCGGATAATTTTATTGCCCAAAATTTGAATTTAATCGGATTATTTATTTTAAATTGGTCGATTAATTTATTA comes from Bacteroidales bacterium and encodes:
- the mnmD gene encoding tRNA (5-methylaminomethyl-2-thiouridine)(34)-methyltransferase MnmD yields the protein MKPKKRIISTEDGSHTLYVDSLNEYYHSRYGAIQESNHVFIANGLNGIKRKDVVVLEVGFGTGLNALLTYITGKKNQIKIQYEAIELFPLEKSLVQELNFARFLNMDNPHLLIDMHMLPWNQIHTLSELFSLHKILQDFNHFTPEQKYSVVYFDAFAPEKQPEMWSEENFAKLFYALETEGILVTYCAKGAIKRTLQRVGFRVELLKGPPGKHEMIRAVKPG